Below is a genomic region from Vitis riparia cultivar Riparia Gloire de Montpellier isolate 1030 chromosome 16, EGFV_Vit.rip_1.0, whole genome shotgun sequence.
ATTTGTTGTACAGGCCCAATTAGGAAGGCTGTGCTGTCACATAGAAATACAAATTTAGCACCTGGAAACCTCAAAGAGAATATAAACAGTCAAATTAGACTAAAAATAATCATAGGAAAGATTTTGATATGTGCATCACCACTTCTATTTGACTGTAAACATATACTTGTACGTCTATAAAAGTCATTTTCTATACTTCATGATAAGTCAGCAACTTGACAACCTACCTTCCAACAGCAAGCAAGTTGCCAAAGGTGAACAATACTGCAAATTTGATGGGTTTAGCAAAAACAATCAATGACTGCAAAATAATCACAAGGTAAAGGAGATGTTAGATGGCAACAACAATCACATTTGAAATTCTAAACTCTCATAATggggaaaaataataattgccTTATACATTTCTTTAGTACTTCAATTCAAAATGTGCACAATTAAAACTCCTCTACCAGAACAAGGAAATCATACAAGACtcacaaaaaccaaaaaaatcacataaaataGAAGTTCACAACTCATCCACATCAAGAACAATATTCTGAGGTAGAGAGCTACAATTCTCCCTCTCCTCATTCACTTGTGGAATATTGTTTCTCATTTATTGTActaaatccaattttaattagtcaaactttttgaaaatgagtcaattaaaataaaacaaacatacaTATGAATAATCAAGGCAAAACAAATGCATACTTTTGTCTATCGATACAAGTCATTTCATTGAATTGGGTCGGTTTACCCGACCCTTGAACTCAGATTGCACCCAACCAACTTGCACCTCTATTAGGCTCTTAAATTGCATTAATTCTCATGAGCAGAGCTAACAGATTTTCCCCAAACCAAAGTATTCCTATGCTCCGAATAAAATTCCCAAAATCTGAACTTTTTTCTCTGAACTAAATTCAATGTTTCTAGTCAAGAGGCATATATTATCACAATATAAGCACAGAATTATACACAAAACCCAATGtgataattcaatttttcatggCAGCATCAGAAGCACATTCCTAAAAACAATTCCCagtaatataataataatttttttttgaatttccaatttatataaagtttttttaacaCGGGctaataccaaaaaaaaaaaaagaaaaaaaagaaaaaagaaaagaaaaaatttacgAAAAGAATGGGATAAGTTGGTGGTACCAGGAGCATACAAGCGAAAccagcaaccaaacaagctGCAAACCCGTACATTCTCTGCTCAAAAAGAACGCAAAACAAAAATcagtatgaatgaaaatttttttaaaaaagaaaagaattgagaTGAAAGGGAGTGAATTTTTTTACAGTACTTGCACTGGAGAGAGATTGCAAAGGCCATCGGAGTCTTCCAAGAACTCTTCTCGATCTTCTTCATTTCCTCCCAATATCGATTGCCCAAAATTCCACATTTTCGCTCTGATGTGGTAGAGAAAGTGAGACTCTGAACCTAAAGGTTGAGTCTGGATCTGGTGCGGAAGTGGCAACTGCTTTTAGTGGAGCCCACCAATAAATGTTCTCCACGTTGCAAAGGATCTACAATTTTCAAACGTGGCAAGAATTTATTGCCTTGCTTGTTTAGCCGATATTGTGAATACTCACCTGATAAAAGTTACTTATGGTCAGGCTttcaaacgacgtcgttttctaGGATCTTCAGCGGAAGCGGCAACGGGTTCAGTGAACATCACCAACTACAAATGTCCACGTGGCAAAATTTATATCgcaaaagtgatttttttcttACGTGGCAAGCAATAACTCCCACGAGCCCTCGCACGGCGTCGTTTTTGTTCTGTCTAAAGGAACTATTTGAAACGTGGCAATATATTATTGGGACTTGTTGTTCAGCAGGTCTCATGCCTTGTTTACCTGATGGGAACTCTATTAGTCCCGAGTCCCGACAAATAACCACCTCTCAGGACGACGTCGTTTCACTTAGGTCAGTCCAGTGTGGAAGTGGCAATGGTTAGAGCGGAGTTAAAAGCAACGAAAGCTCTCCACGTAGATAAAACGAACAAAAATTAGAGCAAAAGGAAGGGCTCTTCGGGTATTTCGACGCCCATATTAAACGCGGCGAGAAATTATTGGTTAATGTGGGATGGATTACGACTGCCtccaaacgacgtcgttttcaaaatataaatcgaATTCATCTCCTCCCTTTGAAAACCCCTCGCAGTGCAGAAAATCAGGGAGACAGAGAGAAACCCTAGGTCGATTGGCTTGGTTCCGGCGAACGAAGCTGGAGAGACTCACCCGACCTGTTGAAGATGTCGTCGACTCTACTGGAAGTTACTCGAGCGGGTCACGAAGAAATCGAGCGGCTTGAGCGGCTCATAGTGAAGGATCTGCAGAACGAGCCGGCTTCGAGCAAGGACCGCCTATTTCAGAGCCACAGAGTTCGAAACATGATCGACACCATCACCATTACGACAGAGAAACTCgtaattttctctcattttctcgaACCTTCGTTCTCtcgagaaaatataaaaaattgttgcAACCTTTGAGTTTTATGTGAATAAAGGTCCAGTTGTTGAACTAGGTGTTTTTTTATCTCTcgaaatttattgatttttttcttggttGATCTGAGGTACTTAGCTTGCGTTGGATGATTGATGCTTGTTTTTTAATTCCTGGAATACTTAGCAAAACAGAGGAGatgaaagaaaatgcaagaaaagtTTTGGAATCCTGTGTCTTATGTGATTTGAGGTCCGGCAGTTATTCTAGGTTATGTTTTCTCCCAGAATTTGTTGATTTTTAGTCCACCAGTAGTACTAGATGTTTTGTTCTCTCGAAAtgtatttttgttaatattgatttttttttttggttgatttgAGGTACTTAGCTTGCGTTGGATGATTGATGCTTGTTTTTAATTTCCTGGAATACTTATCAAAACTGAGGAGATGAAAAGGGAATGAAAGAAAAGATTGGAATCTTATGATTTATGTGATTTGAGGTCCGGCAGTTGTACTAGGCTATGTTTACTCCCAAAatttgttgatatatatataaatgtgttGAAGAACTTTAATTTCCTGTCATTTTCTCTAACCTTCATCTGCGCAGATAACTAACTCAGAAActgaaaagaaaatggtggtAACTTTTTGCAACTACATGTTTAATGTGATTTTCGGTCCAGTAGTTTTACCggtgtttttttgttctttcacaagttattgatttttttattcttttttaaaatcttttctgTTTAGCTCAAACATGTTCAGCATCCATGTGGTCGCTGAGAAATctattgattttctcatttcttttagTTGATGCTATTTAGCCGAAGGAGATGATTAATGTGTGTTCTGGATTTTCTTGGACATTTACCATCTATTTGATTGCTAAGCAAACTGGGGAAGAGCGATGAAAAAAGATACTGGTGAATCTGACTATGTGTGATCTTTAGGTCTAGTATTTTTAGTAGATGTTTTTgttctctcaaaatttattgatttttttttttgttaagttgTGGAATTTAGGTTGCCATTGATGATTGATGCATGTTTTTGGATTTCCTTGTACTAAAACTGAGGAGATGAagagaaatgaaacaaaaattttgcaACCTTGTGTTTTATGTTATTTGAGGTCCAGTGGTGTTACTAGgttttttttatccatatttattgatttttctttttcctttttttgtaaaACTTTTAGATGGTTTAAACAACCAAAACGAACTTGTAGTTCCTGtcattttctctaattttccTCTATAGAGAGAACTAAGGaactgaaaagaaaatgaaagaaacatttTGCAACTACATGTTTAGGTCCAGTGATTTTACTAGGTGTTTTGTTATCTCAGAAGttattgattttcctttttctttctggAAAAAAAAGTGTTGTTTAGTTCATGGTTACTGAATTGAACATTAATTTAGATTTCATTGAACATTTTCAGCATCTGTTTGGTTGTAGAGAAATTTAttgatttgttaatttttttttttagtttctactATTTAGCTCAAGGAGATTATTAATGTTTGTTCTGGACTTTCTTGAACATATAccatctgtttggttgccaagaaaaatgggaatgagagagagagagatagtcTTACTAGGTCTTATTTTTAGGTCCAGTAGTTTTACTTGGTGTtttgttctttgaaaatttattgattttcatcttctcttagatttttttctctttaccTCATGGTAAATTACTAATGTTTATTTTGCATTCCCTTGAACATTTTTAGCATaagtttggtttccaagaaaactgaggaaatgaaaataaagaatagaGGTTTTACTAGGTTCTCaagatttaattattttttatttttttagtttgtgcTATTTTGGACATGGTTCTGATTAATGTTTGTTCTGGATTTTCTTGGATATTTACCATACATATGTTTTCTGAGAAAACTtaggaagaggaaaaaaaaaaattgccaattcaaaaaaagaaaaaagaaaatagagatgcTTGTGTTTTGGGtatcttttgtgggaaaaaatgaaaaaataatttcaaactgTACAGAATGTTGTTTCAGGCATGAGTTGACTGGAGTTTTCCTTATTCagttttgaaataatgaaaattgtaaGATGCAGAatctttgaattcttttatatatgttCGTTTTCAGTATGCTAAAGGAACTCAAATCTTCAGCTAACTAATATCATGTTATGTAACAATGCCCAGAAAATAGATTAATATAATGCAATTTACTTATTATCTTGTGTTTGTTCCAGATTGATATTTATGAAGACAAAGATAATGCAAGGAAGGATGAGATTGCAGCGCTTGGGGGTCAGACGGCAACCGGATCAAATGTGTTTAGTGCATTTTATGACAGATTGAAAGAGGTAATTATTAggtgttctttttctttggaagaggaaaaataaaacaggCCGTGTGTGTATGACTGTGTTCTTGCATGATTATATGTtgtatttttagtgaaatatttaGTTGTATATGCAGATTCGTGAGTACCATAGAAAGCATCAAGCTGCACGTGTTGTTGATGCTAATGAGGAGTATGAGGAGCTACTCAAAGAGGAACTGCGAATTGAGTTTCGTGGAGAGGtttctgtctctctctctcatatgtGTCCTTGCTTGTGTTGACTCGTGTTCTCACCTTTTTCTTACCATTATTAATCTTGATTTGGTTTCAGGAAGCCTTTGGACGTTATTTGGACCTGCATGAATTGTACAATGaatatattaattcaaaatttgggGAGCACATTGAGTACTCTGCTTATGTTGAAGTCTTTTCAGAACCACAAAAGATCCCTCGTAAGTTGAAGTTGACAAGGTGAACTTTTTTGCCTTCATTTTAGAAtgcaattttttagaaaataattgataatttcGACTTCTGGTTGTTTCTGTCTTTTGGGTCTCCTGCAAAAGTTttacattatattttaaattcccatttatgcttttttttttttttctgcaggCAATACAGGGAGTATTTAGAGAATCTACTGGAGTATCTGATATATTTTTTCGAGCGGACAGAGCCATTGCAAGATCTCGATAGAATATTTACAAAGGTTTGCTTTAGcttggttatttttttaaaaaaatttatttttatttttgttgtcatATCATTGTTGAGTTTGCTTTCCATGAAGTCGGTTGTCTTTGTTCTTATTTCTTGAAAATCATCACAATGTTCTATGACATGTAGCCTCCTTGTGTACTACCAAAATAGTGATACCTGTATCAACCTACCTGGCAGTGTGGTTTGCAGGTTCTCTACTTttcaattttggctttgatgGATTTTTACAGATcaaatgatatttgattttcctttttcatttaaaacaaAGACAATGCCATTAcacaattttcttcaaaatgaatTCAAAGGAAAACATCAAAATCTTTGAGTCACGAGTCTTGTGACAATTTGAGCTGTGATTGTTGGCAGCCACATCACAATGTTATATGCACTTGTTATGGATTCTTTGTAAATCCAATGACCTATGAGATATTTTGTTCTAAGAGCCAGATTTTAGCTATGGGCGAAAATGTTGCTGATATTGAgcgatattttgtaaaaatattgtgCTTTGGTAGAGCCCGACACAAAATCTAGGTAGGATAAATCCATTCACAGATTTTTTGAGTTTATGCCCAAAAAATGCAACCAGAGGACTTGAACCTGGTTTGCCTACCTAGTTCTTGAGTAGGTAACCAACTGGGCCACTTTGGTCTTATGTTAGGAATgcaatataattatatattattgtttttggaagttagatttaattaaaaaacaagataataaaatgaattaattttaattattttatttttaaatttcatttgattggttgttaaaaataaaaaaactacaaatcaagatatcatatatatatatatatatatcatcatttattttatatcattgaatacatttgaattaaatagatcataattttagtattaaatatattttcaggTTGAACATGTCATTATGAAATGTTAcaatattattgttgaataatatttaatgtatCTTAATAAtgaatgtacacttataaaatttatatttcttatcgGCACACACACatgaatatattaatttcttcaacaaaacaatttcaaaatctctattattacttcttatatcatttcttacttatcaaaaaaaaaaaaaatcatttcttagagattttccaacattttcctaagttttgatcaatttttgcttcaccgatattttgtgtcaaaatatccatcgatacATCCCGGTATATCCTGAAAATCGAGTTAGCCATATATTTGtcaaaattgatattttcatctttgattttaGCACAATCATCTCTTGTAATGGCCAGGGATTTATGTTCTGAGCCTAATTCCATGTGCATTattattcttataattaattttttattttccacatGCTTGTGGTGGGGAGGCTGAGAATCGGTTAGTAGATAGAAGATGAAAGGAGTCCATTAAAATAATCTTGAATGACAAATGCTTTTGGTTTGGTCTTTCAGTCATGTCTTGTTTTCTTACATAAGGATGGGTGTTTTTTTTCCAGCTTGCAACCGATTTTGAAGAGCAATGGGCAAATGGAATGGTAGAGGGGTGGGAGAATGAGAGTCAAGAAAATGGGAATGTTCCAACTCAACATGCGGCAATTGATCTTGATTATTATAGTACAGTTGAAGAGCTGATGGAAGTGGGTCCTGAAATGTTAAAGGAGGTAAAGTGGTCTTGGTAGTATTATTAAAGTTTCCAGTAACTCTTTAGTTTGCACTTCATTGTTCCCACTTTCAAACTTGTAGTTCTAAAACTTTTATGGTGATGCATTAATCTTATATGTGGTATTTAGGACTGGGGTTGTCTGTGAACTAACCAATGGGGCATTTGGATAAATGAAAAGAATAGTGCAGAAGTTCTAATGGTTTTCCCTTGGTAAAACCATGGAACTTTTCATCTAAAGCATTATATGTGGTATATAGGACTGGGGTTGTCTGTGAACTAACCAATGGGTCATTTGGATAAATGAAAAGAATAGTGCTGAAGGTCTAATAGTTTTCCCTTTGTAAAACCATGGAACTTTTCATCTAAAGcattattagttttaattatttggcTGGTTTCTCTATCTAATTGCTAATTTGAGTGTTATAGAGTAACTACTTATCATAGAGGAATATCTGTCCTTGTATATGGGATGATGCAATCACTGAGTTGCTGCAATGAAagactttcaaaattttcttaggttttttaatttttcaagtgaCTGgtgttatttttcataaaactgAAAACAATATTAATGAAAACCTTTTAGCATTGAATTTATAGAACCAAAAACTTAATCTCATTGTACGCCTGATAAAACTTGAGCAATCTTTGGATAGTTTACAGTCATGTGAAAAGAGTGCTTACAAATGTAAGCAAACTTCATCCCATTTTGGTGAAACAAAAATGGAGTGATTTCTATATAACATATCCTAACATTCTTCACGTGGAAATATTCAGTGTTCTATATTGACTTGTGTTATCAAACAGATCTTTACCCTTATTAGCTACATAGAGGTTAGGTTATCAGCTGAGGTCTTAGAATTGTGTTATCAAACAGCTTCTTACCCACATTGGAACAAAGGGTACAGTCAGTGCCCAGCCTTTATAGTTCAACAGTGATTGGGGCTCAATTTTGGTTTGTTAATTATGGTGCTGATGTGGTAAAATTGTGGATTTTTGGGTCAAATTCAAACAGTTACTGAAAATGGttgaaattgattaatttttcattgaaaaGTTTTTATAGAACTTCGAATTGAAATGAAATTCTCAAAATGTTTAAAACTGTCTAAAAGTGGAAAGCTTGACTTTGTTACCCTGAAACATTTCATTGCTGATATTCCTAAAGCAGGCTTTGTTGTTAGTAGCCATGATTTCCACAGTAACTGGAGTCAGTCTCTTTtgtatattctttttctttttcctttttttcttttttattttttttatttgcctaTCCTTTAAGATTCAGACTCATCTGTTATTTTCCCTTTCAGTTATGATTTCCCCTTATTTATCATCATATCTTTTCCTGACAGGCATTGGCTGCTCTAGGACTAAAGACAGGTGGTACTGTTCAGCAGCGTGCTGAGAGACTTTTCCTCACAAAGGTAATCGTGTTCAGCTTCTTTCATCTTTACcgatcaaaaaatcaaaattgtgtTCAGCTTCTTTATCTAATTTAAGATtaagaattaaatgaattaagtTTATTGAAAAAACATTGTATTCTAATCATGGACACAGCTTATAATTGATTATATTTGCCCTAATCGATAATCTTCTTTCTTATTCAACTAATAATCCTTAATTTAGTAGTCATTTCACTCTTTTTAGAAGACTTTATATTATGCTCCaagaaagtactaaaaaaagaaaaataaaataaaaaaataaaaatgttatgttGAATGCAAATTTGCTTTCAGAtttaaatgatttgtttttaacttcttttttttaaccgaatagaaaaagcaaaatatttggctttttgttgaatgctaaaaataactttttaaaataaccaaAGCACACTCTCAACACAATcttcacccttttttttttttttttgatagataaaggaAATTCATTAAAAGCCAAAAAGGCTAAAGAGAGTATACACGAAGTATACCAAGATACAAAGGATCAAGAAACAAAAGGTTCTGACCCTTACTTGGTGGCTAACCAgtttacaaaatcaaacaacGATAAAGTATGATCCtcaatatacaccctagcccaacacAATCTTCACcctattaatacttaatacttaacagaaataaaataataaaaaaaacaaacaacttaatatttaattttattaagttgtatttagatttaagtcaaattaagttctatttagatttaaaggaaaaaaacaaacacccttatgtttcattcctaaaaaatattaaggaaaatgattttcttaaaattagttaaaaatttatatatttgcaaatgatttattctttatataaagaggtaaaataagtgaaatgtgtttgaaatagcctataaaaataatttattgattttagatctatttttattttattttttatttttcctctctatttttgtttcctagtaatttctctcaaattttccaaacatAGCCTTGGAAATCCAGTCATTAGGAGTCCTTAAAAACCATCATTTTGGTTATACTCCTGTTCGAACTCTTCCATTTCTGACCTCAAAACTTATCCCATCTAAAGAGTCACTACTGTGCATCCTAAGTTCTCTACTGGAACATATCCTTCGTATTTCTAGTACCAATGTGTGAAGAATCCAATTTGACATGCGTATTCCATGTCTATTTTCTTTCCGTGCAGCACACACCTCTTGAGAGGTTGGACCAGAAGCATTTTGCCAAGGGTTCACGTCGATCAGAACAAAATGGTACTCCTGCTGCTCCAAAAGAAGCTGACAATTCAAAAGAAATCGCCCTCCTAGAGGCGAAGTTGAGAAAGATATGTGAATTACTGTATGAGGTTCGTATATGTTATAGTCCCTTGATCAAAATAAATCTCTTAAGTCATTTTGTAATCCTTCATGCCAGCATGTCACAGTTACTACACCTGTCTGTATTCTGCATTCAGAATCAACATGCGTTGATATGAATAATCATTTGATGTACCAAAGATGTAAAGCTTTTTGGTTACcggttgttttttttattgttttgacaTTGTGCAGACTATCGTGcgaacaaaagaaaatattgagaagaaaCAGGCTTTGACGTATGAGGAAATGGAAGCAGAACGTGAAGAGGTAGTTTTGCTTcccctttttatttgtttttcttctcatatctttttctttttcagttgtttttttcctctct
It encodes:
- the LOC117933095 gene encoding vesicle transport protein SFT2B isoform X1 is translated as MWNFGQSILGGNEEDREEFLEDSDGLCNLSPVQRMYGFAACLVAGFACMLLSLIVFAKPIKFAVLFTFGNLLAVGSTAFLIGPVQQIRMMFDPVRIYATAIYIGFVVIALICALWIHNKILTIIAIICEICALIWYSLSYIPFARGMVSRLTVRFFDTEI
- the LOC117933039 gene encoding splicing factor SF3a60 homolog, which codes for MSSTLLEVTRAGHEEIERLERLIVKDLQNEPASSKDRLFQSHRVRNMIDTITITTEKLIDIYEDKDNARKDEIAALGGQTATGSNVFSAFYDRLKEIREYHRKHQAARVVDANEEYEELLKEELRIEFRGEEAFGRYLDLHELYNEYINSKFGEHIEYSAYVEVFSEPQKIPRKLKLTRQYREYLENLLEYLIYFFERTEPLQDLDRIFTKLATDFEEQWANGMVEGWENESQENGNVPTQHAAIDLDYYSTVEELMEVGPEMLKEALAALGLKTGGTVQQRAERLFLTKHTPLERLDQKHFAKGSRRSEQNGTPAAPKEADNSKEIALLEAKLRKICELLYETIVRTKENIEKKQALTYEEMEAEREEEEVQADTESDDEEQQIYNPLKLPMGWDGKPIPYWLYKLHGLGQEFKCEICGNHSYWGRRAFERHFKEWRHQHGMRCLGIPNTKNFNEITSIKEAKVLWERIQERQGLNKWRPDLEEEYEDKEGNIYNKKTYTDLQRQGLI